The following are encoded together in the Scyliorhinus torazame isolate Kashiwa2021f chromosome 6, sScyTor2.1, whole genome shotgun sequence genome:
- the LOC140425586 gene encoding cholecystokinin-like — MNSGICVCVFLVVLSSGCIGRLINGSDDGSPIGSELKQSVDMHQRQVREAQSSDQVKPFHSSEQRANLGALLTQYLQQVRKGSLGRGTPVGSKLQNLDPNHRISDRDYVGWMDFGRRSAEEYEYAA, encoded by the exons ATGAACAgtggaatctgtgtgtgtgtgtttctcgtgGTCCTCTCCTCGGGCTGCATTGGCAGACTCATCAATGGGTCTGACGATGGTAGTCCAATCGGAAGTGAGCTGAAGCAAAGCGTCGACATGCACCAAAGGCAGGTTCGGGAAGCCCAGTCCAGCGACCAGGTGAAACCCTTCCACAGCAGTGAGCAAAGAGCAAACTTGGGAGCCCTGCTCACACAATACCTTCAGCAAGTCAGGAAAG GGTCTTTGGGTAGAGGCACCCCGGTGGGATCCAAATTGCAGAACCTGGATCCCAATCACAGGATAAGTGATCGCGATTATGTGGGATGGATGGATTTCGGTCGACGCAGTGCTGAAGAATATGAATACGCAGCGTAA